AGGAGGAAGAGCGGGAGGAGAGGGACGCTAGTGTTTGAATGGCTGAGTGTACATATTAATGAAGTGAGTTTGCTGTGGCTGCTGCCGATACTATTTATGTTTCACGATTTTGAAGAAATTTTAGTTATCGAAGCTTGGAGTGCCAAATATGGAACCAGAGTCAAAGCAGCTATACCACCATTTATGCGGAAAATGTATACCTCGATGATGCACATGACTACACGTAACTTTGCTTTGGATGTATTATTCGTGTATATTTTGATAGTGGCTGTAACCTGCATCGCAGTATTCTTTTCATACTATTTATTGTATTTGGCTGTTCTTGCAGTGTTCTTCTTCCATGTATTTACTCATCTAGGACAGACTATTTATTTGAAAATGTATACACCTGGAGTTGTTACAGCAGTACTAGTAGTTCTTCCTTATTCTCTTTATGCGTATTATCGACTGTTGGATGACGGCGTGGTATCTATTGCAGATATCGGGCTGTCCTTGGTAGTTGTACTTCTTTTACTTCCACCTTTGATGTGGTTGCTTGTGAAGAATAGAACACGAAATAAACAGAACTAGTACTAAAGTCTGCTGCTAGACGTATTTTTTTCAGAAAAATCTTGACTAGAACCCTTAAAACTAGATAAAATAATACTTATTGCTTACAACATGCTGAGAATCATTATCATAATTGACGAGGAAATGAGAGGGTGACAAGATGGAGCGCCTTTTAGAGGTAAAAGACTTAGCGATATCATTCAAAACACACGGTGGAGAGGTACAAGCGATCCGTGGTGTTAGCTTCCATGTAGATAAAGGTGAAACTCTAGCGATTGTTGGGGAGTCAGGTTCCGGTAAAAGTGTAACCTCACAAGCGGTTATGAAGCTAGTTCCTACACCACCAGGAGAATATAAACGCGGACAGATTCTGTTTGATGGACAAGATTTGATTGGCAAGACTGAGAAGCAAATGCAGAAAATTCGTGGTAAAGAGATCGGTATGATTTTTCAGGATCCAATGACCTCATTGAATCCAATGATGAAGGTCGGCAGACAAATTACTGAAGTGCTTCTCAAACACGAGAACATCTCCAAGGCTGATGCGAATAAACGTGGGGTTGAGCTTCTCAATCTTGTAGGTATTCCATCACCGGAACGCCGCTTTAATCAATATCCACATGAATTCAGTGGTGGTATGCGTCAACGTGTTGTTATTGCAATGGCACTTGCTGCGAACCCTAAGCTTCTGATTGCGGATGAGCCGACTACAGCGCTTGACGTAACGATTCAAGCACAAATCCTTGATTTG
This Paenibacillus sp. FSL R5-0345 DNA region includes the following protein-coding sequences:
- a CDS encoding HXXEE domain-containing protein: MFEWLSVHINEVSLLWLLPILFMFHDFEEILVIEAWSAKYGTRVKAAIPPFMRKMYTSMMHMTTRNFALDVLFVYILIVAVTCIAVFFSYYLLYLAVLAVFFFHVFTHLGQTIYLKMYTPGVVTAVLVVLPYSLYAYYRLLDDGVVSIADIGLSLVVVLLLLPPLMWLLVKNRTRNKQN
- a CDS encoding ABC transporter ATP-binding protein: MERLLEVKDLAISFKTHGGEVQAIRGVSFHVDKGETLAIVGESGSGKSVTSQAVMKLVPTPPGEYKRGQILFDGQDLIGKTEKQMQKIRGKEIGMIFQDPMTSLNPMMKVGRQITEVLLKHENISKADANKRGVELLNLVGIPSPERRFNQYPHEFSGGMRQRVVIAMALAANPKLLIADEPTTALDVTIQAQILDLMKELQKKIDTAIIFITHDLGVVARMADRVAVMYAGQIVEMGTAEEIFYDPRHPYTWGLLASMPSLESKGSLLTAIPGTPPDLIKPPKGDAFALRSTYAMQIDMEKEPPMYKVSDTHMVKSWLMHPMAPKVEPPAVVKNRQRVLKNAYPEPVLVENNA